In Glandiceps talaboti chromosome 16, keGlaTala1.1, whole genome shotgun sequence, a single window of DNA contains:
- the LOC144447546 gene encoding beta-1,3-galactosyltransferase 1-like, with product MGNIRKYAISVLVFLYFINVALFLGFHYRTWTKGVLSKYDVRTSLCGLQNNNCTNNTNTNFTTPFNETMEVDLTGNLSENDRNLIYTNTAVHGEDKQLINNHSINGVLGIIKVNALTERSLSPNVAFKAGEIITNDSVHFEVPEKNLLSRGPNYNPVVRINLSDFTFIMNPRNICNDQNLFLVTLVTTKHDHVWRRQTIRSTWASVKQVDDKKIATLFIFGKSNSSEMWTVLKEFRSFQDIMLSDFDENYLNLTLKTLMGLKWVKTHCPNVPYVLKTDDDVFVNYLSLVRELAKKPRNGFAMGFLTTNASVYRNTSNKWYTPKDVYPFPTYPNYLQGTGYVLSKDVVDNVCTVSSQIRYLNWEDVYVGLCLQKLDVILTNENRFDHRNELNRKKTSDRPCPVHYIFTIHSLTVELLKRRWKRFLGEKHLSNCKKLFPPRIDARTSFKGS from the coding sequence ATGGGCAACATTCGGAAGTACGCCATCAGCGTCTTGGTATTTCTCTATTTCATTAATGTAGCCCTATTTCTTGGATTTCATTACCGAACATGGACGAAAGGTGTGTTATCGAAATACGACGTCAGGACTTCGCTTTGTGGACTTCAGAATAATAATTGTACGAACAATACGAATACGAATTTCACAACTCCTTTCAACGAGACAATGGAGGTTGATCTTACAGGAAACCTAAGTGAGAATGACAGGAATCTTATATATACGAATACCGCTGTTCACGGGGAGGACAAACAACTTATCAACAATCACTCAATTAATGGTGTGCTAGGAATCATCAAAGTCAATGCACTAACTGAAAGATCTCTGTCACCAAATGTTGCATTTAAAGCAGGAGAAATCATAACGAATGATTCCGTACATTTTGAAGTACCTGAGAAGAATTTGCTGAGCCGCGGTCCAAATTATAATCCTGTTGTAAGGATAAACTTGAGTGACTTTACATTTATAATGAACCCACGGAATATATGTAATGACCAGAATCTCTTCCTTGTTACCTTGGTAACCACGAAACATGACCATGTATGGAGACGACAAACAATACGGTCCACCTGGGCAAGTGTAAAACAGGTGGACGATAAAAAAATCGCGACCTTGTTTATATTTGGTAAGAGTAATTCCAGTGAAATGTGGACTGTCTTAAAGGAATTCCGCAGTTTTCAAGACATAATGTTGTCCGATTTTGACGAAAATTATTTAAACTTGACTTTGAAGACGTTAATGGGGTTAAAATGGGTCAAGACTCATTGTCCAAATGTCCCGTATGTACTGAAAACTGACGACGATGTCTTTGTAAACTATTTGTCGCTAGTACGAGAGTTGGCGAAAAAACCTAGAAACGGCTTTGCCATGGGATTTCTTACAACAAACGCTTCTGTGTACAGAAATACTAGTAATAAATGGTACACTCCAAAGGACGTCTATCCGTTCCCCACCTACCCCAATTATTTGCAAGGAACAGGTTACGTACTTTCGAAAGACGTTGTCGATAATGTCTGCACGGTTTCATCTCAAATACGTTACCTGAATTGGGAGGATGTTTATGTGGGATTATGTTTGCAGAAACTTGATGTAATTTTAACAAACGAGAATCGATTTGACCATCGGAATGAACTGAATAGAAAGAAAACTAGTGACAGGCCATGCCCTGTGCATTATATATTTACCATTCATAGTTTGACTGTGGAATTATTAAAACGAAGATGGAAACGCTTCCTTGGAGAGAAACATCTTTCAAATTGCAAGAAACTCTTTCCCCCAAGAATAGATGCACGTACATCATTCAAAGGGAGTTAA
- the LOC144447752 gene encoding uncharacterized protein LOC144447752, which translates to MKQCQPSQVTAKETNHGHKQELPGRIGMGNIRKYAISVLVFLYFINVALFLGFHYRTWTKGVLSKYDVRTSLCGLQNNNCTNNTNTNFTTPFNETMEVDLTGNLSENDRNLIYANSAVHGEDKQLINNHSINGVLGIIKVNAPTERSPSPNVAFKAGEIITNDSVHFEVPEKNLLSRGPNYNPVVRINLNDFTFIMNPRNICNDQNLFLVTLVTTKHDHVWRRQTIRSTWASVKQVDDKKIATLFIFGKSNSSEMWTVLKEFRSFQDIMLSDFDENYLNLTLKTLMGLK; encoded by the coding sequence AATTACCAGGAAGAATCGGCATGGGCAACATTCGGAAGTACGCCATCAGCGTCCTGGTATTTCTCTATTTCATTAACGTAGCCCTATTTCTTGGATTTCATTACCGAACATGGACGAAAGGTGTGTTATCGAAATACGACGTCAGGACTTCGCTTTGTGGACTTCAGAATAATAATTGTACGAACAATACGAATACGAATTTCACAACTCCTTTCAACGAGACAATGGAGGTTGATCTTACAGGAAACCTAAGTGAGAATGACAGGAATCTTATATATGCGAATTCCGCTGTTCACGGGGAGGACAAACAACTTATCAACAATCACTCAATTAATGGTGTGCTAGGAATCATCAAAGTCAATGCACCAACTGAAAGATCTCCGTCACCAAATGTTGCATTTAAAGCAGGAGAAATCATAACGAATGATTCCGTACATTTTGAAGTACCTGAGAAGAATTTGCTGAGCCGCGGTCCAAATTATAATCCTGTTGTAAGGATAAACTTGAATGACTTTACATTTATAATGAACCCACGGAATATATGTAATGACCAGAATCTCTTCCTTGTTACCTTGGTAACCACGAAACATGACCATGTATGGAGACGACAAACAATACGGTCCACCTGGGCAAGTGTAAAACAGGTGGACGATAAAAAAATCGCGACCTTGTTTATATTTGGTAAGAGTAATTCCAGTGAAATGTGGACTGTCTTAAAGGAATTCCGCAGTTTTCAAGACATAATGTTGTCCGATTTTGACGAAAATTATTTAAACTTGACTTTGAAGACGTTAATGGGGTTAAAATGA